From Medicago truncatula cultivar Jemalong A17 chromosome 7, MtrunA17r5.0-ANR, whole genome shotgun sequence, a single genomic window includes:
- the LOC11430037 gene encoding transcription factor PHYTOCHROME INTERACTING FACTOR-LIKE 15, which yields MFDSSNSEMTKSNGLGSSHMFTYLTPLKKPRVDSNQTATTNSQKQYLMGCEYQKNGKVNFSNFSIPAVFLKSNQQRVQEKESKAVACTKFQQQKHLTLNAATKSNSGYERSRELLPTVDEHSEAAASHTNAPRIRGKRKASAINLCNAQKPSSVCSLEASNDLNFGVRKSHEDTDDSPYLSDNDEETQENIVKEKPVREGNRVKRSYRNAKVHNLSERKRRDKINEKIRALKELIPNCNKMDKASMLDDAIDYLKTLKLQLQIMSMGRALCMPLNHFMMLPAHHMNMNMNMNAQHLMMGFRPHVQFPIPQMGDGVTNNNNDRVQMFGFSNQLPPQMSIPNAPFIPPIIGNSSSTTPPTPTTFGNQNQPGRTCG from the exons AGCAACTCAGAGATGACAAAAAGCAATGGCCTAGGTTCCTCTCACATGTTCACATATTTAACTCCTCTCAAAAAACCAAGAGTGGATTCAAACCAAACTGCAACAACAAACTCACAGAAACAGTACTTGATGGGGTGTGAATAtcaaaaaaatggaaaagtgAACTTCTCAAACTTTTCTATACCTGCAGTGTTTctcaaatcaaatcaacaaagaGTACAAGAGAAAGAATCAAAAGCAGTTGCTTGTacaaaatttcaacaacaaaaacacttAACTTTAAATGCTGCTACCAAATCAAACTCTGGATATGAAAGAAGTAGAGAATTACTACCAACTGTTGATGAACATTCTGAAGCTGCTGCTAGCCATACCAATGCACCTAGAATTAGAGGAAAGAGAAAAGCTAGTGCTATTAACTTATGTAATGCACAAAAACCATCTTCTGTATGTTCACTTGAAGCCTCAAATGATTTAAACTTTGGTGTTAGAAAATCACATGAGGACACTGATGACTCTCCTTATTTAAGTGAT AATGATGAAGAAACACAAGAAAATATAGTGAAAGAAAAGCCAGTTCGAGAAGGAAACAGAGTCAAGAGAAGCTACAGGAATGCAAAAGTTCATAATTTATCTGAAAGG AAGAGAAGAGATAAAATTAATGAGAAAATACGTGCATTGAAAGAGCTCATACCAAATTGCAATAAG ATGGACAAAGCTTCAATGCTTGACGATGCAATCGATTATCTTAAGACCCTCAAGCTTCAGTTACAG ATTATGTCAATGGGAAGAGCACTTTGTATGCCACTTAATCATTTTATGATGTTACCCGCACATCATATGaacatgaatatgaatatgaatgcaCAGCATTTGATGATGGGTTTTAGGCCACACGTACAGTTTCCTATTCCACAAATGGGTGATGGTGTCACAAACAATAACAACGACAGAGTTCAGATGTTTGGTTTCTCCAACCAATTACCACCACAAATGTCAATTCCCAATGCACCTTTCATTCCTCCTATCATTGGAAACTCTTCTTCAACCACACCACCAACACCAACCACTTTTGGTAACCAGAATCAACCTGGAAGGACATGTGGCTAG